From one Thunnus maccoyii chromosome 6, fThuMac1.1, whole genome shotgun sequence genomic stretch:
- the si:zfos-464b6.2 gene encoding uncharacterized protein si:zfos-464b6.2 isoform X3 produces MEHRRGKQVRVIAVVLRNETPAYRCQFCCNDKLHTSEGVSEIHSDHFGFAYGTADIMCPIPSHCETPSHVAVSNVATNYEDLRHNLFLEVKNQKVESVSLTYNFTTCISTMFNFTNVLQMVQSLEMMRLMGVDRVVVYKSSCSPETQRVLDYYTKKGLIEVIPWTIARYLKPSQGWLPSHGPGDLHYYGQIAALTDCLYRYMYQTRYVALQDIDELILPQSVNSWFELLPLLEEKYGVDRCYMFENNVFPNSVALPLPASENLPSESLNWHKVPGVNILEHLHHEPIIRQTQYNNFKIIVNPRAVYRPTVHGLLDSEKGCSWIDRNIARMQHTRPAAQQKLKPEQLIFDNRLLSYSARLTSAVNTVLTETEFLQNQDESS; encoded by the exons ATGGAGCACCGCAGAGGAAAACAG GTCCGCGTCATTGCAGTAGTGCTGAGGAACGAGACACCAGCCTATCGCTGCCAATTTTGTTGCAACGACAAACTGCACACCTCTGAAGGCGTCAGCGAAATCCACAGTGACCACTTTGGCTTCGCGTACGGGACAGCGGACATCATGTGTCCTATCCCCTCGCACTGTGAGACGCCCTCTCATGTTGCTGTGTCCAATGTTGCAACCAACTATGAAG ATTTACGTCACAACCTGTTTTTGGAGGTGAAGAACCAGAAAGTGGAAAGTGTCTCCTTAACTTACAACTTCACCACCTGCATTTCCACCATGTTTAATTTCACCAACGTTCTGCAG ATGGTCCAGAGTTTGGAAATGATGCGGTTAATGGGGGTGGACAGAGTTGTCGTCTATAAGAGCAGCTGCAGCCCCGAAACACAGCGCGTACTGGACTACTACACAAAAAAAG GTTTAATAGAAGTGATTCCTTGGACGATAGCCAGATATCTGAAGCCGTCTCAAGGCTGGCTGCCTTCACACGGTCCAGGTGACCTCCACTACTACGGCCAGATCGCTGCTCTCACTGACTGTCTCTACAGATACATGTACCAAACCAGATATGTGGCCCTGCAGGATATAGATGAGCTCATACTGCCTCAGTCTGTCAACAG CTGGTTTgagctgctgccgctgctggaggagaaataCGGCGTCGACAGGTGTTATATGTTTGAGAATAACGTGTTCCCCAACTCCGTCGCGCTGCCTCTTCCAGCCTCCGAAAATCTGCCCTCAGAGAGCCTCAACTGGCACAAAGTGCCCGGGGTGAACATCCTGGAACACCTTCATCACGAACCCATCATAAGACAGACTCAATACAACAACTTCAAGATCATCGTTAACCCCCGAGCCGTCTACCGTCCCACCGTCCACGGACTGCTGGACTCAGAGAAAGGCTGCTCCTGGATTGACAGGAATATCGCTCGGATGCAACACACAAG aCCTGCCGCACAACAGAAGCTGAAACCGGAACAGCTGATTTTTGACAACAGACTGCTGAGCTACAGCGCTCGCCTCACATCGGCGGTCAACACTGTTCTCACAGAGACCGAGTTTCTACAAAACCAAGACGAGTCAAGTTGA